One stretch of Rattus norvegicus strain BN/NHsdMcwi chromosome 12, GRCr8, whole genome shotgun sequence DNA includes these proteins:
- the Trafd1 gene encoding TRAF-type zinc finger domain-containing protein 1 produces the protein MAEFPDDQAARLCDNCKKEIPVFNFTIHEIHCQRNIGVCPVCKEPFPKSDMDIHVATEHCQVTCKCNKKLEKRQLKQHVETECPLRLAVCQHCDLELSVVKLKEHEDYCGARTELCGSCGRNVLVKELQTHPAVCGRVEEEKRSEAAVPPEAYDEPWSQDRIWIASQLLRQIEALDPPMRLPGRPLRAFEADPFYSRTASQRGVTAHFPIQNNLFEEQERQERNRSHQSPKDSAENSAHLDFMLALSLQNEGQASSMVEQGFWESVPEADPARAGPTSLGDIKGAADETLLPCEFCEELYPEELLIDHQTSCNPSHALRSLNTGSSSIRGVEDPGAIFQNFLQQATSNQLDTLMGLSSSAAVEDSIIIPCEFCGVQLEEEVLFHHQDQCDQRPATANHRAMEGIPTQDSQPEDRSPELSRRRVKHQGDLSSGYMDDVKQESVKGSTYSLSPNRTMNNVSTCNRLLNSSGPRSDCQRSPPGVLKLNNSGSQDIRGRIRGSQNGPIASAHAPVIHSIRNLYPENLAPSFPHGSPGRFGASGRSEGSRSSRVTPTAASYHSRAAKAKPPKQQGAGDAEEEEEEE, from the exons ATGGCCGAGTTTCCAGATGACCAGGCTGCTAGGCTGTGTGACAACTG CAAAAAGGAAATTCCGGTATTTAATTTTACCATCCATGAAATCCACTGTCAAAGGAACATTGGTGTGTGCCCTGTCTGCAAGGAACCATTCCCGAAGTCCGACATGGACATTCACGTGGCTACAGAGCACTGTCAG GTGACCTGCAAATGCAACAAGAAGCTGGAGAAGAGGCAGTTAAAGCAGCATGTG GAGACTGAGTGTCCTCTGCGCCTTGCTGTCTGCCAGCACTGTGATCTGGAGCTTTCTGTTGTCAAGTTGAAGGAGCATGAGGATTACTGTGGTGCCCGGACAGAGCTGTGTGGCAGCTGTGGGCGCAACGTGCTTGTAAAGGAGTTGCAGACTCACCCTGCTGTTTGTGGgagagtggaggaggagaagagaagcgAGGCCGCTGTCCCTCCTGAGGCTTACGACGAGCCTTGGAGTCAGGATAGAATCTGGATCGCATCCCAGCTTCTCAGACAGATCGAGGCTCTGGACCCACCCATGAGGCTCCCTGGAAGGCCCCTGAGAGCCTTTGAGGCAGACCCTTTCTACAGTAGGACTGCCAGCCAGAGGGGCGTGACAGCCCATTTTCCCATTCAAAATAATCTTT TTGAAGAGCAAGAAAGGCAGGAAAGGAACAGAAGCCACCAGTCCCCAAAAGACAGTGCTGAGAATAGCGCACACTTGGACTTCATGTTGGCCCTGAGTCTGCAGAATGAGGGACAGGCCTCCAGCATGGTAGAGCAGGGCTTCTGGGAGTCTGTGCCGGAGGCCGACCCCGCTCGTGCTGGGCCCACATCTCTAGGTGACATAAAGG GTGCTGCTGACGAGACTCTCCTGCCCTGTGAGTTCTGTGAGGAGCTGTACCCGGAGGAACTGCTCATTGACCATCAG ACAAGCTGCAACCCTTCACATGCCTTACGTTCACTCAATACTGGCAGCTCTTCCATTAGGGGGGTGGAAGATCCTGGTGCCATCTTCCAGAACTTTCTACAACAAGCAACAAGTAACCAGTTAGACACTTTAATGGGCCTGAGCAGTTCAGCTGCTGTGGAAGACAGCATTATCATCCCCTGTGAGTTCTGTGGGGTGCAGCTGGAAGAGGAGGTGCTGTTCCACCATCAG gatcAATGTGACCAGCGCCCAGCCACAGCAAACCACCGAGCAATGGAGGGCATCCCTACACAGGATTCTCAGCCTGAAGACCGTTCACCAGAGCTGTCCAGGAGGCGGGTCAAACACCAGG GAGACCTGTCGTCTGGCTACATGGATGATGTCAAGCAGGAATCAGTGAAAGGCTCCACCTACTCGCTGTCTCCCAACAGAACCATGAACAATGTGTCTACCTGTAACCGACTGTTGAACTCATCAGGCCCCAGGTCTGACTGCCAGCGTAGCCCTCCTGGTGTGCTGAAGCTCAACAACTCAGGCAGCCAGGACATCCGTGGGCGGATTAGAGGCAGCCAGAATGGGCCCATAGCATCTGCGCATGCTCCAGTGATCCACTCTATTCGAAATCTCTATCCAGAAAACCTTGCGCCCTCTTTTCCTCATGGCTCCCCTGGGAGATTCGGAGCCAG TGGGAGGAGTGAAGGCAGTCGGAGCTCTCGGGTCACCCCTACAGCCGCCAGCTACCACAGCAGAGCAGCAAAG GCAAAGCCTCCGAAGCAGCAGGGAGCAGGGgatgcagaggaggaggaagaggaggagtaa